In Pyrus communis chromosome 8, drPyrComm1.1, whole genome shotgun sequence, one genomic interval encodes:
- the LOC137742193 gene encoding uncharacterized protein: MDGCRESRRNSNDQQSLGTSGSISCPTTATINQEEQSKSRKASLSCADLHYEITKDVNGIPPNSIGNRQKQRIDRKKSEEDELVKYMSKLPSYLERGKNLQEKVLNVGVLDWGRLEKWQHRHKQMPFRSSRNSPSSSNTTSCFSTDESSTHSSRGQSCSPAHPRVHRPSLESHFVKSPTEGHSEVVNCFRERVETLKDLKGGGSSTLNGLENFIGTDKSLCKNRPDIRVEQYMRKDSDPKSEPKKGVLRNGLHETAAHGELMKKSENLHKSYSESSERDIPEGCQKVVLLLPRDFPANKDSGVSNLSDSIKLLHQREAKATQGRFSDRPKEACHAELRTVLSHSCPFSSEDESQHSLVKQLGSTDATSIRLQSSVPSSATQSFKTGTSSSRGIKVEEKKPAVASTSSTISEPYKGLELKPSKATAEKVRSTSPFRRFSIGVGKTGKSSSSKDCSDVQQLSSTSFSANPGSENTVASTFTDASDGDKSNATGRSKSSPLRRLLDPLLKPKVANCHHVVESSEKGSISKNKVRKSSEGWVDSLSEQPGKVKLGMTGCRTINVNESAMVKKSGSAAVQALLRVAVKNGQPLFTFAVENDIDILAATMKKLNTSKNDDCSCIYTFFSIRDVKKKIGIWMHQGSKSKSRDYVRNVVAQMKVADSQFPNLVRLDGFSVREFVLFSVNLRQADCQTSEFQPNDELAAAVVKIPKKINQQSTAVWRDRDNCSIFPAVGSDECLSRVRRHSYSGEAVDGKPFVGTQGLISTTVILPSGTHSLPSNGGPSSLIERWISGGSCDCGGWDLGCKLRIFDNQNQVSEKKLTSRKVRHIPDRFELFSEGGIQENQPAFSLAPFKDGIHSVEFNPSLSVLQAFSICIAVLDSRNLCEFSGSRNSVQEKPFEETMLMQNDGLSAPNQMEGEVPARYASYPPLSPVGRV; this comes from the exons ATGGATGGCTGCAGAGAATCCAGAAGGAATTCCAACGATCAACAATCTCTAGGAACGTCTGGAAGCATATCATGTCCAACAACTGCAACCATAAACCAAGAAGAGCAGTCCAAATCAAGAAAGGCTAGTTTGTCCTGTGCTGATCTCCATTATGAGATTACAAAAGATGTAAATGGTATCCCACCTAATTCTATTGGGAACCGCCAAAAACAGCGGATTGATAGAAAGAAgagtgaagaagatgaacttgttaAGTACATGTCCAAGTTGCCAAGTTACCTTGAGAGAGGTAAAAACCTTCAGGAGAAAGTTTTAAATGTAGGTGTCCTAGACTGGGGACGCCTAGAAAAATGGCAGCATAGACATAAACAGATGCCATTCAGAAGTAGCAGGAATTCACCATCTAGTAGTAATACAACCTCATGTTTTTCGACGGATGAATCATCAACCCATTCTAGCCGAGGCCAGAGTTGTTCTCCTGCTCATCCGAGGGTGCATCGTCCTTCACTGGAATCTCATTTCGTCAAATCTCCAACAGAAGGCCATTCTGAAGTTGTCAACTGTTTTAGAGAGAGGGTTGAAACGTTGAAAGATCTAAAAGGTGGTGGGAGTAGCACCTTGAATGGGCTGGAAAATTTCATTGGAACAGATAAGTCTTTATGCAAAAACCGCCCAGACATCAGGGTGGAACAGTACATGAGAAAAGATTCGGACCCAAAGAGTGAGCCAAAAAAAGGAGTTTTGCGGAATGGCCTGCATGAAACTGCAGCTCATGGTGAATTAATGAAGAAATCAGAGAACTTACATAAATCTTATTCAGAAAGTTCTGAACGAGATATCCCTGAAGGATGCCAGAAAGTTGTTCTGCTTTTGCCAAGAGATTTTCCTGCAAACAAAGATTCTGGTGTTTCCAACCTATCTGATTCAATAAAACTGCTTCATCAAAGAGAAGCAAAAGCAACCCAAGGAAGATTTTCAGATAGACCTAAGGAGGCCTGTCATGCAGAGCTCAGAACTGTTTTGTCACACTCATGCCCTTTTTCTTCTGAAGATGAAAGTCAACACTCTTTGGTAAAACAGCTTGGCTCTACAGATGCTACGAGTATCAGATTGCAATCTAGTGTACCTAGCTCAGCAACACAATCATTTAAAACAGGAACAAGCTCATCGAGAGGCATAAAAGTAGAAGAGAAAAAACCAGCTGTAGCATCCACATCTTCAACTATAAGTGAGCCTTATAAAGGATTGGAACTGAAACCAAGCAAAGCAACTGCTGAAAAAGTAAGGAGCACTTCACCGTTTCGCCGGTTTAGCATTGGTGTGGGCAAGACGGGCAAGAGTTCCAGTTCCAAGGACTGTTCAGATGTACAGCAGCTGAGCTCAACATCTTTTTCGGCCAACCCTGGTTCCGAGAACACTGTGGCTTCCACTTTCACGGATGCTTCAGATGGTGATAAGTCCAATGCCACTGGCAGATCCAAGTCGAGCCCTCTGAGAAGGTTACTGGATCCACTGCTGAAGCCAAAGGTGGCTAACTGCCATCACGTAGTGGAGTCATCAGAGAAAGGTTCCATATCAAAAAATAAGGTGCGCAAATCATCTGAGGGGTGGGTGGATTCTTTGTCTGAGCAGCCAGGGAAGGTAAAACTAGGTATGACTGGTTGTAGGACAATTAATGTCAATGAGTCAGCTATGGTCAAGAAGAGTGGATCCGCAGCAGTTCAAGCTCTTCTACGAGTTGCAGTTAAGAATGGCCAGCCCTTGTTCACATTTGCGGTTGAGAATGACATTGACATACTTGCAGCCACAATGAAGAAGTTAAATACCTCCAAAAATGATGACTGCAGCTGCATCTACACATTCTTCAGCATCCGGGACGTCAAGAAAAAGATTGGAATTTGGATGCATCAAGGCAGCAAAAGCAAGAGTCGTGACTATGTCCGTAATGTTGTTGCTCAAATGAAGGTTGCTGATTCTCAGTTTCCCAATTTGGTCAGATTGGATGGCTTTAGCGTAAGAGAGTTTGTTTTATTCTCTGTAAACCTGCGACAGGCAGATTGTCAAACCTCAGAATTCCAGCCAAATGATGAGCTTGCCGCTGCTGTTGTAAAAATCCCGAAAAAGATCAATCAGCAGTCTACCGCAGTTTGGCGTGACAGGGATAACTGTAGTATATTTCCTGCGGTTGGTTCAGATGAGTGTTTGTCAAGGGTAAGACGGCATTCTTATTCAGGGGAAGCTGTAGACGGTAAGCCTTTTGTTGGTACTCAAGGCCTTATTAGCACAACAGTGATACTTCCTAGTGGTACCCATAGTCTACCAAGCAACGGAGGACCATCATCACTGATTGAACGTTGGATTTCAGGGGGATCATGTGACTGTGGAGGTTGGGATTTGGGTTGCAAACTCAGGATATTTGACAATCAGAATCAAGTCAGCGAGAAAAAATTGACTTCACGTAAAGTTCGCCACATCCCAGATCGGTTTGAGCTTTTTTCTGAG GGAGGAATCCAAGAAAACCAGCCTGCTTTTAGTTTGGCCCCATTCAAAGATGGGATCCATTCAGTTGAGTTCAATCCTTCACTCTCAGTCTTGCAAGCATTCTCTATTTGTATAGCAGTATTAGATAGTCGGAATCTATGTGAGTTCTCCGGGTCAAGGAACTCGGTACAAGAGAAACCTTTTGAGGAAACGATGTTAATGCAAAATGATGGATTAAGTGCTCCAAATCAAATGGAAGGGGAAGTTCCTGCAAGATATGCCTCATATCCCCCGCTGTCTCCAGTCGGGAGGGTCTAG